The DNA segment ACATCGAGTTGGCCCACGGATTCCTCCTCACCGAGGGAGTCATCGGCCATCGCGAACAGGTGCTGAACGCGCGCTACTGCGCCGGTTCGGTCGACGGTGAGAACACCTACAACATCATCGACGTCACCGCCACCGAGGAGGTGACGGTGCCCGAGGGCCGCAACTTCTACACCACCTCCTCCTGCGGGATCTGCGGGAAGGCGAGCATCGAGGCGATCACCACCCGACTGCGGTTCGACCCCGCCGCCGACCAGACCGTCTGGCCGGCGGAGTTGATCATGCAACTGCCGGAGTTGTTGCGCGAACGGCAGGCGGCCTTCGACCGTACCGGTGGACTTCACGCTGCCGGGCTCTTCACCCCCGACGGCCGGCCACTGGTGGTACGCGAGGACGTCGGGCGGCACAACGCGGTGGACAAGGTGATCGGCTGGGCTGTGCTGAACGACCGCTTGCCGTTGACCGGCACCGCCCTGGTGGTCTCCGGACGCGCCTCGTTCGAACTGGCGCAGAAGGCGGCGATGGCCGGGATCAGCGTGCTGGTGGCGGTCTCGGCACCGTCGTCGCTGGCGGTCGAGTTCGCTGACGGTGTCGGCCTGACGATCGCCGGTTTCACCCGCGGGAGAAGGACCAATGTCTACTCCCGTCCCGATCGCATCGGCACCGCGGTGCTGTCCGAGGCCTGAGCCCGCCCGTACCCGATCGCCTCAGCCGCTGCGGGTGATCACCTGGCCGACCCGTACCAGCTCAGTCAGCATCAGCTGCGTCGGCCGGCTGCGCCGCGACTCCTCCCGCATCACCGCCCAATAGGCGAGGTCGTGGTGGAAATCGGGCAGCACCCGGATCAACTCCGGATGCTTCCTGGCCATGTAGGTCGGGACCAGCCCGATGCCGGCGGAGAGTCGGGTGGCCTCGATCTGGGCGAAGACCGAGGTGGAGGCGATGTTGCCCTTCGGCTCGGGGAGCCGTTGGGTCGCCTCATCGAGCTCGTCGACCTGCAGGGCGGACTCGATGTAGTAGTTCAGCGGGTGGTCGGCGAGGTCGCCGATCCGTTCGGGCGTTCCCGCCAGGTCCAGGTACTGCGCGGTGGCGTACAGGCCGAGGCCGTAGTCACCGAGGTGGACCGCCACCGCCCGTTGCACCTTCGGTTTGCTCACCACCACCTCGATGTCCACACCGCTGCGGTGGGTACGCAACCGCTGGGTGGCAGCGATCAGCTCACAGTCGATCAGCGGGTGCTGTGACCGCAGGGCAGCCGCCGCCGGGACCACGCCGTGGATCGCGAATCCGTCGGGTGAGGCTACCCGGACGGTGCCCCCGACCTGTTCGGTACCGCTGATGGAGGCCGCCAGGGACTGCATCGAGCGTTCGATCTGCTCGGCGACGACCAGCATCTGGCGCCCCAGGTCGGTCAGCTCCCAGCCTCCGGAGGTCTGCACCAGTGCACGACCACCGATCTCCCGTTCCAGGGCGGCGAGTCGTCGCGAGACCGTCGTGTGGTTGACCCCGAGGACGTCTGCTGCTGCGGTGAATCGCCCCAGACGCGCAACCGCCAGCAGGACCAACAGATCGTCAGGGTTCACCGCCACCGGACCAGTGTGCAGGAATGCAGAACGCTGTTGCAAAGTTTGTCACGTCCCGCGCGTTGCCGGGACTTCGGCGCGGTGCCTACGCTGGTCGGGTCACCCACTCAACGAGGAGAGAAATGAGCACTGTCGCTTTCATCGGCCTGGGCAACATGGGCCGCCGGATGGCTGCGAACCAGGTGAAGTCCGGCAACGAGGTACGCGGTTACGACGTCGTCCCCGAGGCGGTCACCGCCGCCATCGCCGACGGTGTCACCCCCACCGGATCGATCGCCGAAGCCGTCCAGGGAGCAGACGTGGTGGTGACGATGGTGCCGAAGGGTGACCATGCCCGCGAGGCCTATCTCGCCGACGGCGGGATCCTTGCCAGCGCCGATCCGAAGACCCTGCTGATCGACTCCTCCACGATCGATGTGCAGACCGCACAGGATCTGCACGATGCCGCTTCGGCCAAGGGATTCCGTTTCGTCGATGCGCCGGTCTCCGGTGGCATCAGCGGCGCCGAGGCGGGCACCCTCACCTTCATGGTCGGTGGCGGAGCCGCCGATGTGGCCGAGGCCGCGAAGTACATCGAGCCGATGGCCGGGAACATCATCCCCACCGGCGGACCGACCTCGGGCCAGGCGGCGAAGATCTGCAACAACATGATGCTGTTCATCAACCTGCAGGCCTGCGCCGAGGGCGCGGTCCTCGCGCGCAAGTTCGGCCTGGACGCGAAGGTCTTCCACGACATCGCCAAGGTGTCCTCGGGAAACTCCTGGGCGCTGCAGACCTGGTACCCGGTGCCGGGGGTGACCGAGACCGCAGCCGCCAACCGCGAGTTCGCCGCCACCTTCCGTACCGATCTGGCCCTGAAGGATGTGGGCCTGGCCCTGGCCGGCGCCGAACAGGTCGGGGTCGACCTGCCGGCGGCGAAGCTGGTGGCCGGCGAGTTCGAGAAGGTGATCGCCGAGGGCGATGCCGACCTCGACTGCAGTGTGATCATCCGCAACATCGACCCCACCTCCCCCGGCCTGCCCCAGCGCTGAGCGGCCATCTGAAACCCTCCGGGCACAGCGCCCACCCGAGAACTAGGAGAGACAGTGAAGAGAATCGGACACTACATCGACGGCCAGCTCGTCGAGGGTGGGGACGAGACCAGCCCGGTCTTCAACCCGGCCACCGGTGAGCAGACCGCGGAGCTGGCGCTGGCCGGACCGGCCGAACTGGACAGTGCCGTCGCGGTCGCCCGCAAGGCCGCCGACGGCTGGCGCAAGATGTCCTTGGCGAAGCGTTCCAATGTGATGTTCAAACTGCGCCAGATCATCGTCGAGCGCACCGACGAGCTCGCCCGGATCATCACCTCCGAGCACGGCAAGGTCGTCTCCGACGCTGCCGGCGAGGTCGCCCGCGGCCTGGAGAACGTGGAGTTCTGCGCCGGTCTGATGCATCACCTGAAGGGCGAGTACTCCGAGCAGGTCGCCACCGGCGTCAACGTGCACCAGGTACGTCAGCCGCTCGGTGTGGTCGCCTGCATCACCCCGTTCAACTTCCCGGCGATGGTTCCGCTGTGGATGATCACCACCGCCATCGCCGCCGGCAATGCGGTGATCCTGAAGCCCAGTGAGCGCGACCCCTCCGCGGCCATCTGGATCGCCGAGGCCTTCGCCGAGGCTGGGCTGCCGGCCGGTGTGCTGAATGTGGTGAACGGTGGCGCCGACACCGTCAACGGCATCTTGAACCACGACGGGATCGACGCGGTCAGCTTCGTCGGTTCGACCCCGATCGCCCAGCACATCTATTCCACCGCTGCCGCCAACGGCAAGCGGGTGCAGGCACTCGGTGGCGCGAAGAACCACATGGTCGTGATGCCCGATGCCGATCTGGACTCGGCTGCCGATGCCGCCATCTCGGCCGCCTACGGTTCTGCCGGTGAACGCTGCATGGCCGTCTCGGTG comes from the Naumannella halotolerans genome and includes:
- a CDS encoding CoA-acylating methylmalonate-semialdehyde dehydrogenase — its product is MKRIGHYIDGQLVEGGDETSPVFNPATGEQTAELALAGPAELDSAVAVARKAADGWRKMSLAKRSNVMFKLRQIIVERTDELARIITSEHGKVVSDAAGEVARGLENVEFCAGLMHHLKGEYSEQVATGVNVHQVRQPLGVVACITPFNFPAMVPLWMITTAIAAGNAVILKPSERDPSAAIWIAEAFAEAGLPAGVLNVVNGGADTVNGILNHDGIDAVSFVGSTPIAQHIYSTAAANGKRVQALGGAKNHMVVMPDADLDSAADAAISAAYGSAGERCMAVSVLVAVGEIADELVDKVAQRMPGLKIGDGTDPESEMGPLITAQARDRVASYVAAAADEGATVVVDGRERKFDNDGFFIGVSLVDNVKPGMKVYDDEIFGPVLSVVRVDTYDQAVELINSNQFANGVAVFTRDGKTAREFEFDIEVGMVGVNVPIPVPIGAYSFGGWKKSLFGDTHMYGPESFNFYTRRKVITTRWPEPSESQISLGFPTH
- the mmsB gene encoding 3-hydroxyisobutyrate dehydrogenase — its product is MQNAVAKFVTSRALPGLRRGAYAGRVTHSTRREMSTVAFIGLGNMGRRMAANQVKSGNEVRGYDVVPEAVTAAIADGVTPTGSIAEAVQGADVVVTMVPKGDHAREAYLADGGILASADPKTLLIDSSTIDVQTAQDLHDAASAKGFRFVDAPVSGGISGAEAGTLTFMVGGGAADVAEAAKYIEPMAGNIIPTGGPTSGQAAKICNNMMLFINLQACAEGAVLARKFGLDAKVFHDIAKVSSGNSWALQTWYPVPGVTETAAANREFAATFRTDLALKDVGLALAGAEQVGVDLPAAKLVAGEFEKVIAEGDADLDCSVIIRNIDPTSPGLPQR
- a CDS encoding LysR family transcriptional regulator — its product is MAVNPDDLLVLLAVARLGRFTAAADVLGVNHTTVSRRLAALEREIGGRALVQTSGGWELTDLGRQMLVVAEQIERSMQSLAASISGTEQVGGTVRVASPDGFAIHGVVPAAAALRSQHPLIDCELIAATQRLRTHRSGVDIEVVVSKPKVQRAVAVHLGDYGLGLYATAQYLDLAGTPERIGDLADHPLNYYIESALQVDELDEATQRLPEPKGNIASTSVFAQIEATRLSAGIGLVPTYMARKHPELIRVLPDFHHDLAYWAVMREESRRSRPTQLMLTELVRVGQVITRSG
- the fdhD gene encoding formate dehydrogenase accessory sulfurtransferase FdhD: MGRLTTRRKVHTIDLDHDSAQRSRIDTLIVEEPMELRVDGTSLAVTMRTPGHDIELAHGFLLTEGVIGHREQVLNARYCAGSVDGENTYNIIDVTATEEVTVPEGRNFYTTSSCGICGKASIEAITTRLRFDPAADQTVWPAELIMQLPELLRERQAAFDRTGGLHAAGLFTPDGRPLVVREDVGRHNAVDKVIGWAVLNDRLPLTGTALVVSGRASFELAQKAAMAGISVLVAVSAPSSLAVEFADGVGLTIAGFTRGRRTNVYSRPDRIGTAVLSEA